The following proteins are encoded in a genomic region of Peptococcus niger:
- a CDS encoding BCCT family transporter, giving the protein MGRPKNKTVPHRSRGYAKVNKLVLIFSLIVVACFYGPMMYFQENLQGLADDLYNLLTFSTDWFWQIAVVACIIFSLFLIFSKYGDIKLGGPDAKPEFTTFQWFALLFCGGSGAGLLYWGVLEPINYLAAPPFGLEPMSVEAAQFGEAYGIFHWGISSWATFVIPAVGFAYMAYVRRQPYLYPSFACRDVIGEKASEGIVGRIIDAIVIVGMVGGVGTTLATFLPMICDLGTSYLGISRNLGTDLIFVAAFGCLFGYSCYRGLYSGLSKISNLNMYGIILMLIVLFVLGPTSFLLSQYADSIGTLFQNFIRMSLYTDPIAKSGFPQSWTVFYWAWWFAWAMYMGLFVARISRGRKIRTLVLNMLLTTTLGCSVYYMTFGGHTINLIMNKNIDLPAMLEAKGGVETITYVINQMPLAKLVVPILVIVMLISQVTAVDSVAYTMAQMCCDRIEDGQEPPKWTRILMAVTLVLCVFGLLLVGGQRIVQLSSIMTSFPVVFIETIIAISLLKWFKKDFQLPESAKLQKTVDYDNQGHAIQGQVSLTSQENLSSSCEESM; this is encoded by the coding sequence ATGGGAAGGCCAAAGAATAAAACAGTTCCCCATCGTTCAAGAGGGTATGCAAAAGTTAATAAGCTGGTTTTGATTTTTTCATTAATCGTTGTTGCTTGTTTTTATGGGCCAATGATGTACTTTCAAGAAAATCTACAGGGACTTGCAGACGATCTTTATAATCTATTAACATTCTCTACAGACTGGTTCTGGCAAATTGCTGTCGTTGCCTGTATTATTTTTTCATTGTTCCTGATTTTCAGCAAATACGGCGATATTAAACTTGGAGGACCTGATGCCAAGCCGGAATTTACGACCTTTCAATGGTTTGCCTTGCTTTTTTGTGGTGGATCCGGAGCCGGTCTACTCTATTGGGGCGTTTTAGAGCCAATCAATTATCTTGCTGCCCCACCGTTTGGCCTTGAACCGATGAGCGTTGAAGCCGCTCAATTTGGCGAAGCCTATGGCATCTTCCATTGGGGAATCAGCTCTTGGGCAACCTTTGTAATTCCTGCAGTCGGCTTTGCATATATGGCGTACGTCCGCCGGCAGCCGTACTTATACCCAAGCTTTGCTTGTCGTGATGTCATTGGCGAAAAAGCTTCTGAAGGGATTGTCGGTCGTATTATAGATGCCATCGTCATTGTGGGGATGGTCGGTGGTGTTGGGACAACCCTCGCAACATTTTTACCAATGATTTGCGATTTAGGAACTTCATACTTGGGAATTTCTAGAAATCTGGGGACAGATTTAATTTTTGTTGCAGCTTTTGGGTGTTTGTTTGGCTATAGCTGCTACCGAGGTCTTTATTCAGGATTATCCAAAATCAGCAACTTGAATATGTATGGAATTATCTTGATGTTGATTGTTTTATTTGTATTAGGTCCAACCAGCTTTTTACTATCGCAGTATGCAGATTCCATTGGTACTTTATTTCAGAACTTTATTCGTATGAGTCTCTATACCGATCCTATTGCAAAAAGCGGTTTTCCACAAAGTTGGACTGTCTTTTATTGGGCATGGTGGTTCGCTTGGGCCATGTATATGGGATTATTCGTAGCACGTATTTCACGTGGTCGAAAAATCCGCACACTTGTATTGAACATGCTCTTAACGACCACTCTAGGCTGTTCAGTTTATTATATGACCTTCGGTGGACATACCATTAATTTAATTATGAATAAAAATATAGATTTACCTGCCATGTTAGAAGCCAAAGGCGGCGTTGAAACAATAACTTACGTCATTAACCAAATGCCACTAGCTAAATTAGTCGTCCCTATTCTTGTTATCGTAATGCTTATCAGCCAAGTCACTGCCGTTGATTCTGTTGCGTATACGATGGCCCAAATGTGTTGCGACCGTATTGAAGATGGCCAAGAACCACCGAAATGGACCCGCATTTTAATGGCAGTCACACTCGTTCTCTGTGTATTTGGCTTACTTTTGGTTGGTGGTCAACGAATTGTTCAATTGTCTTCTATTATGACAAGTTTCCCTGTTGTATTTATTGAAACGATCATCGCAATATCTCTACTCAAGTGGTTTAAAAAAGATTTTCAGTTGCCCGAATCTGCAAAATTACAAAAAACAGTGGACTATGATAATC
- a CDS encoding LysR family transcriptional regulator encodes MKLDQLFYFSEAAKYKSISIAAEKNYISQPTISGSINKLERELGTNLLRRSSRGVSLTDTGEIVLEKVHIIFNSLDEIQTAVDASEQGGTVSIAGIPCISDRIIPQTILRLKELDLDVLLSMTTCESTSAVNQVASGSANLGLVIHYKNLENTPGISYEALFRDEYLLYVGPFSPYWDASSVTIEEALQAPYIAYREEFIRNNGGLSELLGQEQRPNIVLRTNENESLKRMIAQDNYVAFFPRFMSRDDFYYTSGLLRALHISNAKLIFEVGVVMSTKYKLDKVSKIFLEVLNQTIKCDSELWPCIQE; translated from the coding sequence ATGAAACTTGATCAATTATTTTATTTTTCAGAAGCTGCAAAATACAAGTCTATCTCTATTGCGGCAGAAAAGAACTATATCTCACAGCCAACAATAAGTGGTTCGATTAATAAGTTGGAAAGAGAATTGGGCACTAATTTATTACGCCGCTCCAGCCGTGGGGTTTCTTTAACCGATACTGGTGAAATTGTTCTGGAAAAAGTTCATATTATTTTTAATAGCTTGGACGAAATTCAAACCGCTGTCGATGCTTCGGAACAAGGTGGCACTGTCAGCATTGCAGGTATTCCATGTATTTCTGATCGTATTATTCCACAGACCATCCTCCGACTTAAAGAATTAGATTTGGATGTTCTTCTATCAATGACAACTTGCGAAAGCACCTCCGCTGTCAATCAAGTAGCCTCCGGAAGTGCAAACTTGGGCCTTGTTATCCATTATAAAAACCTAGAAAATACACCAGGTATTTCTTATGAAGCTCTTTTTCGGGATGAATACTTGTTATATGTCGGTCCTTTTTCACCTTATTGGGATGCTTCTTCAGTTACAATTGAAGAGGCTTTGCAAGCCCCCTACATCGCCTATCGTGAAGAATTTATCCGCAATAACGGTGGTCTTAGTGAACTTCTTGGACAAGAACAGAGGCCAAATATTGTTTTGCGAACAAATGAAAATGAATCTCTCAAACGAATGATTGCCCAAGACAATTACGTCGCTTTTTTTCCACGTTTTATGAGCCGCGATGATTTTTATTATACGAGTGGTCTATTGCGTGCTCTTCATATTTCAAATGCAAAATTAATCTTTGAAGTCGGCGTTGTGATGAGCACAAAATATAAACTTGATAAAGTCAGCAAAATATTCTTAGAAGTTTTAAACCAAACGATTAAATGTGATTCTGAGTTATGGCCTTGTATCCAAGAGTGA
- a CDS encoding alkaline phosphatase family protein: MKRQAYTKKLMVLGIDGMDPRIGKRLMDEGRMPNMQKFLKAGSAREDLVLLGAIPTITPPCWTTLATGAYPGTHGITCYWRQSPDSLDAVVYNMDSRNCEAEQMWNVSTEAGKKTLVWHWPGSSWPPTTSSDLLSVVDGTQPGSVNMGVAQMDWEKIIVATSSIENVQYAPRVEKPAGVGCIMTDIDDMVVGDNDDEMMELWWGDEARKGGEIRTYVDGLEDTEMMVGAKVAYDIINSPLKPANKDKWCSDLAEDALEFTVLTSGGVTRRPALLLKNQSGEYDHLAIFKNKKSSEPIVIVKNNGEMVSAVDEVTKNEETKACYRSYKILECDPQGKNVRLWISNALDIGNDMLWHPTTMHETICENVGHVPPVSLIGGEDSELVEKVFEPSWRQYNKWQADCINYLIKNEKYEVVFSHLHNIDCAGHQLWHLGKTLAPWAHTDEKVNQRFIEKFYEQTDEYFGEFLHLLDDDWTILIVSDHGLIVGEEVPPLIGEYGGLNIPVMENLGYTVMKKDADGKRTQEVDWEKTKAVQIRSNYIYINLIGRDKTGIVDPKDKYALEEQIINDLYNYRDPETGRRVIGICLRNKDGILLGVNGPECGDIFFSIEEGFNRLHGDSLSTSQGYFGTSVSPLFIAAGTGIKKGHITKRTIRQVDVTPTVAALLGTRFPHQCEGAPVYQILEDEF; the protein is encoded by the coding sequence TTGAAACGTCAAGCCTATACAAAGAAGTTAATGGTTCTTGGCATTGATGGCATGGATCCTCGTATTGGTAAAAGATTGATGGATGAAGGCCGGATGCCAAATATGCAAAAGTTTTTAAAAGCCGGTTCTGCACGAGAAGACTTAGTTCTTTTAGGAGCCATTCCTACGATTACGCCGCCGTGCTGGACAACTTTAGCGACTGGGGCATATCCCGGAACTCACGGTATTACTTGCTATTGGCGCCAGTCGCCGGATAGCCTTGATGCTGTTGTGTATAATATGGACAGTCGCAACTGTGAAGCTGAGCAGATGTGGAACGTTTCGACGGAGGCTGGTAAAAAAACATTGGTATGGCACTGGCCCGGGAGTTCTTGGCCGCCAACCACGTCCAGTGACCTTCTTTCAGTTGTGGATGGAACGCAACCGGGTTCGGTTAATATGGGCGTTGCTCAAATGGACTGGGAAAAAATTATTGTTGCGACGTCTTCAATTGAAAATGTACAATACGCTCCTCGGGTAGAAAAGCCGGCTGGCGTGGGCTGTATTATGACTGATATTGATGATATGGTCGTTGGCGATAATGACGATGAAATGATGGAGCTTTGGTGGGGTGATGAGGCCCGAAAAGGTGGAGAGATCCGCACATATGTAGACGGGTTGGAAGATACTGAAATGATGGTTGGTGCAAAAGTTGCCTATGACATCATAAATTCTCCCTTGAAACCTGCCAATAAAGATAAATGGTGCTCAGATTTAGCAGAAGATGCTTTGGAATTTACAGTTCTCACCTCTGGTGGCGTAACACGGCGCCCGGCTTTACTTTTGAAAAATCAATCTGGCGAATACGACCATCTGGCTATATTTAAAAATAAGAAATCTTCAGAGCCTATCGTTATTGTAAAAAATAATGGAGAAATGGTTAGCGCGGTTGATGAAGTAACAAAAAATGAAGAAACAAAAGCTTGCTATCGGTCATATAAGATTTTAGAGTGTGATCCTCAAGGAAAAAATGTGCGTCTTTGGATCAGCAATGCATTGGACATTGGCAATGATATGTTGTGGCATCCGACAACAATGCATGAGACGATTTGCGAAAATGTAGGGCATGTGCCACCGGTCAGCTTAATTGGCGGCGAAGATAGCGAATTGGTTGAAAAAGTGTTTGAGCCGTCTTGGCGTCAGTATAATAAATGGCAAGCAGATTGCATCAATTATTTGATTAAAAATGAAAAATATGAAGTTGTATTTAGCCATTTGCATAACATTGATTGTGCTGGACATCAACTTTGGCACCTAGGTAAAACTTTGGCACCATGGGCACATACGGATGAAAAAGTGAATCAAAGGTTTATTGAAAAGTTTTATGAACAAACAGATGAGTATTTTGGTGAATTTCTTCATTTGTTAGATGATGACTGGACCATCTTAATTGTCAGCGACCATGGTTTGATTGTTGGGGAAGAAGTACCGCCTTTGATTGGTGAATATGGTGGTTTAAATATTCCGGTAATGGAAAATTTGGGTTATACGGTCATGAAAAAAGATGCCGACGGGAAGCGTACACAAGAGGTTGATTGGGAAAAAACCAAGGCTGTTCAAATCCGGTCTAATTATATTTATATCAATTTGATTGGCCGGGATAAAACAGGTATCGTTGACCCTAAAGATAAATACGCTTTAGAGGAACAGATTATCAACGATTTATACAATTATCGAGATCCTGAAACAGGAAGACGTGTTATCGGTATTTGTTTGCGAAATAAGGACGGGATATTATTGGGTGTGAATGGCCCTGAATGTGGAGACATTTTCTTTTCAATAGAAGAAGGATTTAATCGACTGCATGGGGATTCACTATCAACATCTCAAGGATACTTCGGTACATCGGTTTCACCTTTATTTATTGCTGCAGGAACGGGTATTAAAAAAGGCCATATAACCAAACGGACGATTCGGCAAGTGGATGTTACTCCGACTGTTGCAGCATTACTGGGGACTAGATTCCCCCATCAATGTGAGGGGGCACCGGTTTATCAAATTTTGGAGGATGAGTTTTAA
- a CDS encoding aryl-sulfate sulfotransferase produces MGQPFIHPTGVTMYDPEKCWNGYNLVAAKDVGAVLFDMRGEVVRVWKDLMGFPNKLLPGGYVMGSRGLRDGKFGYQDQVDLVQVDWDGKVVWKFDKKEYVEDEGNEPMWMARQHHDYQREGNPVGYYVPGMDPKTDSGNTLILTHETLENKRISNERLLDDVIIEVDWEGNIIWEWRASDHWREFDFSDAAKLALYRYPNMHSVDGGVGDWVHMNCASYLGPNKWYDKGDDRFHPDNIIFDSREANFMCIISKETGKVVWKLGPDFQSKEERRIGQIIGPHHTHMIPQGLPGEGNILIFDNGGWSGYGVPSNIAPNGTKVNVMDRSRVLEINPVTKKLVWELRGSDMMGYGGPGVNDYRFYSPLTSDACRLPNGNTFITEGVGGRLFEVTPEKEVVWEWISPFGPDATYIYYRGYRYPYEYVPQLPKPDETPIPKLDIKKFRVPGAADCEVKNVVEVEGTWGYPDHVQSCVSAEDDDDAPSSLF; encoded by the coding sequence ATGGGACAACCGTTTATTCACCCCACCGGGGTAACGATGTACGATCCTGAAAAATGCTGGAACGGGTACAACTTGGTTGCAGCTAAAGATGTCGGCGCGGTGCTTTTTGACATGCGCGGTGAAGTGGTCCGGGTTTGGAAGGACTTAATGGGTTTTCCTAACAAGCTCTTGCCCGGCGGTTATGTGATGGGCAGCCGCGGCTTGCGGGATGGCAAGTTCGGCTATCAAGACCAAGTGGACTTAGTCCAGGTGGACTGGGATGGTAAAGTTGTCTGGAAATTCGACAAAAAAGAATACGTCGAAGATGAAGGCAACGAACCGATGTGGATGGCGCGTCAGCACCATGACTACCAGCGTGAAGGGAACCCGGTCGGCTATTACGTTCCCGGCATGGACCCCAAAACCGATAGTGGCAATACCCTGATTTTGACCCACGAAACCCTTGAGAACAAACGCATTTCCAATGAGCGCCTCCTAGATGACGTCATCATCGAAGTGGACTGGGAAGGCAACATCATTTGGGAATGGCGGGCCAGCGACCATTGGCGTGAATTTGACTTTTCCGATGCAGCCAAACTGGCCCTTTACCGCTACCCGAACATGCACTCTGTAGATGGTGGCGTCGGTGACTGGGTTCATATGAACTGCGCCAGCTACCTCGGCCCCAACAAATGGTATGACAAGGGCGATGACCGCTTCCATCCGGACAACATCATCTTTGACAGCCGTGAAGCCAACTTCATGTGCATCATCTCCAAGGAAACCGGTAAAGTCGTCTGGAAACTCGGCCCCGACTTCCAATCCAAAGAAGAACGCCGCATCGGCCAAATCATCGGGCCGCACCACACCCATATGATTCCCCAGGGACTGCCCGGCGAAGGCAACATCCTGATTTTTGACAATGGCGGTTGGTCCGGCTACGGCGTACCGTCCAACATTGCCCCCAACGGCACCAAAGTCAACGTTATGGACCGGTCTCGCGTATTGGAAATCAACCCGGTGACCAAAAAACTCGTTTGGGAACTGCGGGGCAGCGACATGATGGGCTACGGTGGCCCCGGCGTTAACGACTACCGTTTCTACAGCCCCTTGACCTCTGATGCCTGCCGTCTGCCCAACGGCAACACCTTCATCACCGAAGGGGTTGGCGGCCGTCTCTTTGAAGTCACCCCGGAAAAAGAAGTGGTATGGGAATGGATCTCCCCCTTCGGACCGGATGCCACTTATATTTACTACCGTGGCTATCGCTATCCCTACGAATACGTGCCGCAGTTGCCGAAACCGGATGAAACACCGATTCCGAAACTGGACATCAAGAAATTCCGCGTACCCGGCGCCGCTGACTGCGAAGTCAAGAACGTGGTTGAAGTAGAAGGCACCTGGGGTTACCCGGATCACGTCCAATCCTGCGTCTCTGCAGAAGATGACGATGATGCTCCGTCCAGCTTGTTCTAA
- a CDS encoding nitroreductase family protein: MDLQELLKKRRSYRKFDERRAISATDRDKILRAVQSASSGNNRQTLRFISVESPEMVAQVFDLTRWAASLPPELGQPKPGERPVYFVAVLAHQKSTPFVDVDKGLAISNMTLTAMDMGIGSCIIGNFNHDALRALLNIEDDYRCNLLVAFGYPAIQSSIKEIDIDEDPSYYLDEAGQYVVPKFKTEAIVRRV; this comes from the coding sequence ATGGATTTACAAGAGTTATTGAAAAAAAGACGGTCCTATCGAAAATTTGATGAAAGGCGGGCCATCAGTGCGACGGACCGGGATAAAATTTTGCGGGCAGTCCAGTCGGCCTCTTCTGGCAACAATCGCCAGACCTTGCGGTTTATTTCAGTGGAAAGCCCTGAAATGGTGGCGCAAGTCTTTGATTTAACGCGCTGGGCGGCGAGCTTGCCGCCGGAGCTTGGCCAGCCGAAGCCGGGCGAGCGACCGGTTTATTTTGTCGCTGTGCTGGCGCATCAAAAGTCGACGCCTTTTGTGGATGTGGACAAGGGCTTGGCCATTTCCAATATGACGCTGACGGCGATGGATATGGGCATCGGGTCTTGCATTATCGGTAACTTTAACCATGATGCCTTGCGGGCCTTATTGAATATTGAAGACGACTATCGGTGCAATTTGTTGGTGGCCTTTGGTTATCCGGCCATCCAGTCATCCATCAAAGAAATTGATATTGATGAAGATCCGTCCTACTATTTGGATGAAGCTGGGCAGTATGTTGTGCCGAAATTTAAGACGGAGGCAATTGTTCGGCGGGTTTAA
- the yfcE gene encoding phosphodiesterase: MKIGVLSDTHGSLTHTKRALSYMQDCSHILHLGDVLYHGPRNPVHDTYAPAELAAYLADRRITYVRGNCDADVDQMVIGQDLSQKVRILQLGSLVIYAVHGYEESLETRIQRALSAGANVLAWGHTHMKVLKELDGLTLLNPGSTSLPKDGSHSCAVFDKGRWGFHTW; this comes from the coding sequence ATGAAGATAGGTGTCCTGTCAGATACGCACGGTTCTTTGACGCATACCAAAAGAGCACTGAGCTATATGCAAGATTGCTCGCATATTTTGCATTTGGGCGATGTGCTCTACCACGGCCCTAGAAATCCGGTCCATGACACTTATGCACCGGCCGAGCTGGCGGCCTATTTGGCAGACCGGCGCATTACTTATGTGCGTGGCAATTGTGATGCGGATGTAGACCAAATGGTCATCGGACAGGATCTGAGCCAAAAAGTCAGAATCCTGCAGCTGGGCTCGCTGGTCATTTATGCTGTTCATGGTTATGAAGAAAGCTTGGAAACCCGTATCCAGCGGGCGCTATCCGCCGGAGCCAATGTCCTGGCTTGGGGGCATACCCACATGAAGGTCCTGAAAGAGCTCGATGGGTTAACCTTGCTCAATCCGGGCAGCACCAGCTTGCCTAAGGACGGCAGTCATTCTTGTGCTGTTTTTGACAAGGGACGGTGGGGCTTTCATACCTGGTAG
- a CDS encoding universal stress protein, whose translation MTRKYYQKILVPFDGSDPSKNAIEEARMMQSIYPADITLLQVLPNPYADRGSIGYRMLNTPYGANAEAYEEAQAELSALKEGFAHPDQVSLLLVEGAVATAIVDVIEKGKYDLVIMGSEGLGQALKRFLLGSVTKYVLEHVDTPVLVLR comes from the coding sequence ATGACAAGGAAATATTATCAAAAAATTTTGGTTCCTTTTGATGGCTCAGACCCGTCAAAAAATGCCATTGAAGAGGCCCGTATGATGCAGAGCATTTATCCGGCGGATATAACCTTGCTGCAAGTGCTGCCGAATCCTTATGCTGACCGCGGCAGCATCGGCTATCGGATGCTCAATACGCCCTACGGTGCCAATGCTGAAGCCTATGAAGAAGCACAAGCCGAATTGAGTGCCTTAAAAGAAGGCTTTGCCCACCCGGATCAAGTCTCCCTGCTTTTGGTTGAAGGCGCTGTGGCCACAGCGATTGTTGACGTTATTGAAAAAGGCAAATATGACTTGGTCATCATGGGGTCTGAAGGCTTGGGGCAAGCGCTGAAACGGTTCCTCCTGGGCTCGGTAACCAAGTATGTTCTGGAACACGTGGATACTCCGGTTTTGGTCTTGCGCTGA
- a CDS encoding universal stress protein — protein sequence MRQVLLPIDASESSQATVALMSDLAKSLPMQVTLVHMLSSVLYDALDSRYQRILHAHSPDEQEGMALLEKTREKFPLETEVSLVLAEGNVFKDLAALLTSESPDLIAIGSGNLDAKVKSVILGSVTRYVLTHVDVPVLVAGKERWRTEMKHILVPIDGSACAMRAVTAADEMAVAFGARVTLLYVIPDPRKEGVIQGHEAMLLSEAKAEPDAREALEEAQKAFTESIHTEARLAKGVVSRTIEKELANGDYDFVVMGTEGMGSALKRLLLGSVTRHVLEHVKVPVLVVR from the coding sequence ATGCGGCAGGTGCTTTTACCCATTGACGCGTCTGAATCAAGCCAGGCAACGGTGGCGCTTATGAGTGACCTGGCCAAATCCTTGCCAATGCAGGTGACGCTGGTGCATATGCTTTCGTCTGTGCTATACGATGCCCTGGACAGTCGTTATCAGCGTATTTTACATGCCCATTCGCCGGATGAACAGGAGGGCATGGCGCTCCTGGAAAAGACGCGCGAAAAATTTCCCTTGGAAACGGAAGTCTCCCTTGTACTGGCGGAAGGCAATGTTTTTAAAGATTTGGCAGCGCTTTTGACAAGTGAGTCTCCGGATCTGATTGCGATTGGCTCGGGGAACTTGGATGCCAAAGTCAAAAGCGTTATTTTAGGCAGCGTCACGAGATATGTTTTAACGCATGTGGATGTCCCGGTCCTGGTGGCCGGAAAAGAAAGGTGGCGAACGGAAATGAAGCATATTTTGGTGCCGATAGATGGATCGGCCTGTGCCATGCGTGCAGTGACGGCGGCTGATGAAATGGCTGTGGCCTTCGGCGCCCGTGTGACCCTCCTCTATGTGATCCCGGATCCACGCAAGGAAGGGGTTATTCAAGGGCATGAGGCCATGCTTTTAAGCGAGGCAAAGGCCGAACCGGATGCTCGTGAAGCCCTTGAAGAAGCCCAAAAGGCTTTTACGGAAAGCATTCATACTGAAGCCAGACTGGCCAAGGGCGTGGTCAGCCGCACCATTGAAAAAGAACTGGCGAATGGTGATTATGATTTCGTCGTGATGGGAACAGAAGGCATGGGCTCTGCGCTCAAGCGCTTGCTTTTGGGCAGTGTCACGCGGCACGTTTTAGAACACGTGAAGGTGCCGGTCTTGGTGGTACGATAA